The Persephonella sp. KM09-Lau-8 nucleotide sequence GCCTTGCAAGAAAGCATTAAGGCTTTAAATGCAAAAAAGCAACGGATACAGGCTGTTATTGATGAGCTAAGTATATACTCTCCGATTGATGGTTATGTGGTTGATAAGGTGGCAAATGTTGGTGAGGTGCTTGGAGCAGGAATGACTGTGGTAACGGCTATAAATCCAGACGATTTATACCTGAAAATGTTTGTTGATACCATTTACACAGGAAAAATAAAAGTAGGGGATAAAGCAGAAATATTCCTTGATGCCTATCCGAATAAACCAATTCCTGCTGTTGTTGTAAAAATTGCAAAGAAAGCAGAATTTACTCCAAAAGAAGTTGCTGTAAGAGAAGATAGAATCCAAAGAGTTTACGCAGTTCATTTAAAACCTGTTAAACCGAGTCCTCTACTGAAACTTGGTCTTCCAGCAATTGGAGTTATTTCCCTTGATGGAAAAGGGTTGCCAAAAAGTTTGAAAGAACTTCCGGAGCTTTGAGGAAGTTTAAATGATATATGAAAAAGTTATTTTGTATATTTTTTTAATAGTTCTAACGGTATTAAGTTTCTTCCTACTGAAAGCTTTAACCTCCCGTGTATTGAACAAACTAAAAAATAAATTTTCAATTAAAGACAAAGATATTCTTGCTATAGAAGATACATTTCTAAAACTAATGGCTATTCTGGTATTCATAATCCTGTTTAATCTAATAGCTCATTTTCCTTATCTGGATAAATATTTTGAAAAATATGTTATATCTCTGCTGAAAACAAGTATCATAGAAACAGAATCAATCAAGTTAAGTATTTATTCAATAATCAGGGGAATAATAATCTTTTACGTTCTTCTTTTAATAACAAAATTTTTCCGCAAAATTCTTGAAATCTATTTTTATTACAAAGCCAAAGGTGAAGAAGTTGCCACAACAATTGATATTCTGGTTTATCACTTTGCACTGGTTATTATTGTTCTGATTACCCTGTCTGCAATGGGAATAACATGGAAACTGCTTATTCCAATTGCCGGAGCACTGGGAATAGGTATTGGTTTCGGTATTCAGGATATTGTAAATAACTTTATTAGCGGTTTTATTCTACTTCTTGGAAAAACAATAAAAAGAGGCGACTGGATTTCTATTGAAGACCAGTTTGGTAAAATCATAGATATTGGAGTTAGAACTTCCGTTCTTAGAACTCTTGATAACATTGATATTATTATCCCGAACTCACATCTGGTTTCCAACAAACTGATTAATTGGTCTCACACCGACCCGGTGGTTCGTATCCATATTCCTGTAGGTGTATTCTATAACTCAGATGTTGAAAAGGTAAAAATGACACTCCTTGAAGTTGCAGAAAAAACACCTTTTGTTCTGAAAAACCGTCCCCGTGAAGCAAGATTTGTGGAGTTTGGGGATAGCTCTCTTAATTTTGAACTCCTTGTCTGGATAAATGTAAAAAGAACTCCCATCCCCCTTGCAAAGAGTGAACTTAACTACCGCATCTGGTATGCCTTTAAGGAAAAAGGCATAGAAATCCCATACCCACAAAGAGATGTCTGGTTCAAAAATAAACTGATAATCCAGAAAGAAGAATAATAATGACAACACTACAAGTAAAAAATCTGACAGTTAGGTATAAGAAAAAACTTGGGATAAAAGAGGCTTCTTTAGAGGCTAATGAAGGGGAAATTATTGGCTTTATCGGACCTGATGGGGCAGGGAAGAGTTCATTAATGCATGCCGTTGCAGGTGTGATTAAGTTTGAAGGGGAAATAGTTTATAAAGGATATGCCTATCATTCACCGAAAGAAGCAGAAAAAGTAAAACCATATATAGGCTTTATGCCACAGGGAATTGGGCTGGTTCTTTATCCACTTTTAACTGTAAAAGAGCACTTAGATTTTTTTACGGCAATAAGAAATCTTAAAAAGGATGATGCATACTGGCAATATCGGGAAAGACTGCTAAAAATGGCAGGTTTATATCAGTTTCAGGACAGACAGGCTGGACATCTTAGCGGGGGGATGCAGCAAAAATTATCTCTAATCTGCACCCTTATTCATAAACCAAAACTTCT carries:
- a CDS encoding mechanosensitive ion channel domain-containing protein — its product is MNKLKNKFSIKDKDILAIEDTFLKLMAILVFIILFNLIAHFPYLDKYFEKYVISLLKTSIIETESIKLSIYSIIRGIIIFYVLLLITKFFRKILEIYFYYKAKGEEVATTIDILVYHFALVIIVLITLSAMGITWKLLIPIAGALGIGIGFGIQDIVNNFISGFILLLGKTIKRGDWISIEDQFGKIIDIGVRTSVLRTLDNIDIIIPNSHLVSNKLINWSHTDPVVRIHIPVGVFYNSDVEKVKMTLLEVAEKTPFVLKNRPREARFVEFGDSSLNFELLVWINVKRTPIPLAKSELNYRIWYAFKEKGIEIPYPQRDVWFKNKLIIQKEE